AATTACCACCATCAGGATAGACAGTACTCTGAAAGAAACACAGATGGAAAAATTGAGTATTCCTGAGGATTTTGGTATTTTGTCTTATACTGAAGCCCGAAAACAAACCACAAAAGAGGTCTTTGGCTTTAATGCTGCTCTTGAGCGTGATGGCTTTGCAATATTGGTGGGCAATGCCGCCACCGACCGCAAAAAAGGCAATAAATATACGCTACTAAGGTTTGACCTTGCAGGAAAACTGGTTTATCGGCATGATTTCCAAATGGATGTAGAAGACTTTATGTTTGACGGGGTAAAAATAATGGTCAATGATCAGGAGACAATTTTAAAACTGAATCTCAGAAAAGGATTGAAGTTTCAGCTTCATTATCTGAAAATTAACAAAGATGGCTTGAAATACAAAACCCAATGGGAACGGTCTCATGAAAAGACACTCAAAGTTTACACAGCCGAAGGGAAAGCGGAGTCGGGCGGAAGTCATGAGGATTCTTATGTGATCAGCTTGCCCGATGGTAATAGCCTGCTCTATGGTGCTGACTATGGAATGGGAGCTCCAGGAGGTGCCCTTAAAGGATATGGATTTACCCAGTTGGGAGCCGATGGAAAAATAACTGCATATTTTAATGCTAATACCCTTATGCCCCCCAATATGCCATCGCAGGGACTGGATTTTAGAGTACTTAATATTGGAGACGGCAGGGTGGTGTTAATAGCCAAAGAACCAAAGGATAATTCGGCATTGACACTACAAAAATACAGCCTCCTGGAAAGAGACTTTTCTGATACCTACAATTTGGTAGCAAAAAAGACCCCTGAATTGAGTATAAATCTTGAAAAACTTCCTCAGGAACAGCTAAAAACCGGAAATAAGTTTCTGGACAAAGTTGCAAATGCTGCCATTAACGGTGTCTCATCTGATTTTGAGGTAAAAAAGCGGGTTATGCAGATTGAGAGTGATCCGGTGGGATATACGACTGCTCTTTATTTCATCAATACCAAAAGTCCTGAAGTTAAAAGGATAAATCTGAATTGGAAAGGGGGATACAATCTTCCGTTTGTTGAAAGTATTTGGGTAAATACCGGTACTCGTGAAATTGATACATTCCTGAGAGTTCCCGAAAGACCCTTTGAACTAAGAAAAAACGGTCCACAGTTTCCAAGGGGTGTCATGTTACAAGCTGTAAAGGTTGGGTTTTAAAATAATTCAGGTGGTCAAGAATATTAATCGCAATAATTTCAGTAATAAGTAAAAACTGATCAACTTAATAACTCATCCCCCTCAGTCTTTCGACTGAGATTTAGCTTACTAATTTGGGATCAACCCAAAAAGTTGGGGGGGGATTACGCATATATTTTTTGTAATCTGAATAAGAAAAAGCTAATATCCCTTACACCCCTAAATTGGCTTCTTAGTGCTTTTACTTTTGCATTGAAAGACTCTGCTGAAGCATTTGTACTTCTATTATCGAAGTAGTTAAGGATGTATTCATAGTTGTTCTGAATAGTTCTGGCGATGGTATTGAATGTTTTCTCCTCAAACTTCTCTACTGAATTATACCATAAGGCTAACTTTTTAAATGCTATTAGTCTATTTTTTGACTGATGGAAAATATTGGATAGTTCTATGCTGAGGTCGTAGGCCTGTTTTAAATCGGGATATAGTCTAAATAAAACCTCAGACCTGTGTACTTGAGAAGCAGACCATTTATTTTCTCTTTGATGCAAAAGAAATCGGCTTCTGATTAATAGTTGCTTTAAGGTATCGCCGTTTTCCAAAACATCGGGAACGTATCTTTTCTTTAATTCTTTAGCATATTCTATTTCTTTATTTTCTTGTTCTATTGCCGCCCAACGATGTTTGATTCTGATTTCTTGTACTGCATCATTAGCTAGTTTTTGGATATGAAATCTATCAGATACCAGTTTAGCTTTTGGAAAACTTCTCTTTGCGATTCGTTCCATAGTTGGGGCTAAATCCAATGTTACTTCTTTTACTTTCTTCCTCTTGGACTCTGGGATTTTGTACAAAACCTCAATGACCGTATCACTTACAGTACCTTTCACCATAGCAATTAAAGCTCCCTTTTTGCCCTTTGCCGCTTTGTTTGTAAGTATAGTATACAAATCACCATTTGAAAGACAGGTCTCGTCTAATGATAAATATTCGCCAATATTTTCGGGAAAAAGTATCCACTGTTGAGCATGTTCTCGTTGAACCCAAGTTGTGTATCCACTCAGGTGGGCAGCATATTGCTCTTGTAGGCGTTTACCGTCTAATTGAAACAATTCACCTATTATTTTGCAACTAATAGGTGTGTTATCTAAAAGCTCCTTTTAAAAAAGCCGCAAATTCTGATGTCATTCGCGTTCCTGAAGCAACTAAATCCCAGTTTCTGTAAACTATTTTTCCTGTGTCATGATTGAGCCATTTGCGTCGCTTAATTTTCAAAAAACAAGCCTTGCCACGAAGTGGAAAATCCCTCACAGATTCTTCTTCAAAGTACCCTTTGGATTCAAGTTTTTGACCTTCGAATTCTTTAGGAATTAGATTTCGTTCTGCAATATGGATATTGAAAGAACTTTCTAATTTTTCTACTTTAACTACTTCAAAGTATTCAAATAAGCCTTCTGGTAGAAGTAATTGGATTAAGTCTTGGTTCAATT
The sequence above is a segment of the Cytophagaceae bacterium genome. Coding sequences within it:
- a CDS encoding transposase translates to MSCKIIGELFQLDGKRLQEQYAAHLSGYTTWVQREHAQQWILFPENIGEYLSLDETCLSNGDLYTILTNKAAKGKKGALIAMVKGTVSDTVIEVLYKIPESKRKKVKEVTLDLAPTMERIAKRSFPKAKLVSDRFHIQKLANDAVQEIRIKHRWAAIEQENKEIEYAKELKKRYVPDVLENGDTLKQLLIRSRFLLHQRENKWSASQVHRSEVLFRLYPDLKQAYDLSIELSNIFHQSKNRLIAFKKLALWYNSVEKFEEKTFNTIARTIQNNYEYILNYFDNRSTNASAESFNAKVKALRSQFRGVRDISFFLFRLQKIYA
- a CDS encoding transposase, whose product is MNQDLIQLLLPEGLFEYFEVVKVEKLESSFNIHIAERNLIPKEFEGQKLESKGYFEEESVRDFPLRGKACFLKIKRRKWLNHDTGKIVYRNWDLVASGTRMTSEFAAFLKGAFR